From the genome of Danio rerio strain Tuebingen ecotype United States chromosome 2, GRCz12tu, whole genome shotgun sequence, one region includes:
- the pi15b gene encoding peptidase inhibitor 15, translating into MKTVNFFTDLLLVFIASDASAWVIRNATETQTGTNLTFSTSELGDDQGIGSKPKSRRKRYISQSDMIAILDYHNKVRANVFPPAANMEYMLWDDGLARSAEAWAATCIWEHGPPYLLRYLGQNLSVRTGNYRSILQLVKPWYDEVRDYMFPYPRDCNPHCPMRCYGPMCTHYTQMVWASSNRVGCAIQTCFNMVVWGAVWREATYLVCNYSPKGNWIGEAPYRVGVPCSACPPSYGGSCSNNMCFPAINSNFMYWFK; encoded by the exons ATGAAGACCGTCAACTTTTTTACCGACTTGCTTCTTGTATTCATAGCTAGTGATGCGAGCGCTTGGGTTATCAGAAATGCGACCGAAACGCAAACCGGAACCAATCTCACTTTCAGTACATCGGAATTGGGGGATGATCAAGGAATAGGATCCAAACCCAAATCAAGGAGAAAACGGTACATTTCGCAAAGTGACATGATTGCAATTCTGGATTATCACAACAAGGTGCGTGCGAATGTTTTCCCACCTGCAGCCAACATGGAGTACATG CTTTGGGATGATGGACTGGCCAGGTCAGCAGAAGCATGGGCAGCCACCTGTATTTGGGAACACGGACCACCTTACCTTCTCCGATATCTGGGTCAAAACCTCTCAGTTCGAACTGGCAA TTACCGCTCCATTCTTCAGCTGGTTAAACCATGGTACGATGAGGTCAGGGATTATATGTTTCCATACCCACGTGACTGTAATCCCCACTGCCCGATGCGCTGCTATGGACCCATGTGCACACATTACACACAA ATGGTGTGGGCGTCATCAAACAGAGTTGGATGTGCCATCCAAACCTGCTTCAATATGGTAGTATGGGGTGCTGTGTGGAGAGAGGCAACGTACTTGGTCTGCAATTATTCCCCAAA gggCAACTGGATTGGTGAAGCACCATACAGAGTTGGTGTGCCATGCTCCGCCTGTCCTCCAAGCTACGGAGGTTCATGTAGTAACAACATGTGCTTTCCTGCTATCAACTCAAACTTCATGTACTGGTTTAAATGA